The Lineus longissimus chromosome 6, tnLinLong1.2, whole genome shotgun sequence sequence GTGCGATGACATGCCATTATTTTGACTTCTTCATGGTCACATCAATCATCTTTGCAGGGCAGCACTACTGGTATGACACCAGCTTAGAGATGAGTTGTGATGACTTCTACCCAGCGTTCCTCCTCTACAACAAAGGGAAGCTGAACGGCTTCGGATGGGCTCTCAATCATGAGCTCAAGTCATTCAGATATGAACGTCCACCGAATAATGAGCTCGATGTAAGTCATTCGACTTGGTTTGCCTGCCAACAAGATCCGATAGATTGGTTCTGCATCCCCACTCCCCGAGCATCCTCCTGTTCAAAACGTGTACTAGTTTTGTTGGCGGTTTTCCTGGGCCGGAcggcccggttgctcaatcagcgtccGTTAGCAGTAACGTTGGCGTAATGTTTAATAATGAACAGTGAATTTCATACCAGTCGGAATTGCTCAGTGCTCAGTTCTCGTTCTGCCTTTTCAGAAATTCTTCCAAGTGGTGCCCAAGTGCCTTTACAATACTGGCGCCCGATCTACAATGCACATCTACATGGATAATCATCCTATGGTCAACTTCTGTTAGCATTTGGATGAGAAAAAGAAAGATATGATTCTCGTGGACCAATTCTCCTGTTACATCAATATTTTCTTGTACGCATCTTCTAGTGAATTAAAATGCGATCAACACCATTCTTGCCTGTTATTTGTTACTACCAAGTCCAAACTCCATTGATAACCagatgtacccccccccccctccattcTCAAATACCAAGGTCAGTCGTATTTGCATGACTCCAATCCCTTGCGCATGAGCTGAACTCGCcgatagcccccccccccccaagcccACCCTCTCTAATGACCGAGGTGATTCAAATAGGGGACACGGATTGCCTGTGAATAATAAGGGGAGGGCGTGTTTGGAAAAGGAGGGAACGGATTGCCTGTGAGTAAAAAGAGGAGGACGTGTTATTTGGAGAAGGAGGGAATGACTCGGCAATTTGTCTTTCAAAATTTATCGCGTTCGTAAGTACTGCCAATCACCAGATTATATATGTGCTTTAGCCTCGGTCGTGATAAGGTTTGGTATAAATAACGACCAGGCTGTTTTTCTCCCATTCTCGTACACGAATCCATGATGCAAAGATTACTGGTATTGTTAGCATTGGTCGGCTGCTCACAGGCCTTCTTCGACCTATGGGGAGGTAAGTTGATCCTTGCCGTTTTGATTTGGGAAGGTTTTGATAACCCAGGCAGATGTTGACGTATCTCCTGTACTACACTTCCTTGATAACCCAGCCTATGAAAGTCCCAAAAGAGTCCCCCGTCAACAGGACCGGACTAAATCATGGACGACATGCGCTTTTTTAACGGTCTTTTGACGGTCAAGGTTTCTATTGAACCAATTTTCTTCTGGAAGCATTCCATCGCATGCAACCCAGTGTACCCGTTTAAATGTTCCACAAAAAAGTGTCCGGCATCATTTGATGTTTACAGAGTGCTGTACTCGTGGTGACTTAATTTTATCTCGAATGACGCTGGTGTCCTCCGCTGGGAATGCTTGCAGGCGTCAACCACGTGTTCGATCCCAAGGCGATGAGTTGAAACAGCTTTGGTCAAACGAGTGATTGGGTTTATAGACATGTACTAACGATTGTGTGGCAACTATATCAAGGTTATCACATTCTCAGGCTGATATAAGGCAAAGGTCCAATTTTGGACTGCATGTGATGCCTTCATTGATGGTGATGATACTAAGAAGTAAATGAGGTGACCACGCACGTCATGACTTTGACATAGATCTATACTCGTAAACAAGGTGGCCACGCACTTTGATACGGATTTAGActtgaaattttgagattcctGTTTAAACTTTGTTGAAAGTAAGCAAAGTTCAAAGAACGAAATTTCCCCACGATGTTTGGCATTATGCCAAAGAGTGCTTTCATCTGCCATGCTAGAGGGAcaaacaaaagaaagcaagcgcATTTGAGTCAGTTAATTATAAAGTCAGGCATGGCAAATCATTGTTCTCTCCTTCAACATGGCTGGCTTTGAAAACTTTCCACACGCCTTTGGCATTACCACGGATGTAGAGCTACATGCATGGCATTATACCGGCAGCAGTCGTGTTTGGCTCAACTATTAGCCTCAGTCATGGGCTGATCGGTCGAAAGACCAAAAAGTTTGTAAATATTGACAACAACGAggtcatcaaatttgaaattaagGACAAACAATTAGACTTTGACCAGGTGACTGACTTCCACTGATTTGGCGATTGCACACGCGATGAATACTGAGATGATTGCATACGTTACTGTAAAACTGGTAAGGAACTATCACGACTTCGCCAGGACAGCTTAATTTCCGCTGTGATCATCCAGGCATCGCTTTTTTGTATAGATTTTAACTCCTAACCTCCTTTTCAGGACCATCATGGGACGGACTTGCAGGTAATTCTCTAACCTTATAATTTCTGTCAATTTCGGATTCAGTTAAATCACTAGTAATACATGGTAATTTAAATAATGAGATAAGATACATAGCAGGTGATTCAAAATAAAGCAACACGTGGAAACAATAAATACTGCTTCGCATTGAATCTCCCCGGAAATCTGACCATctttgattatacatgtagtcgtATCTGGTGGCTGTGACCAAATACCAATCATCGAATGGGGGACTAGCTCAAATGGTAGAGCGCTCGCTTAGCATGCGAGAGGCACCGGGGTCGATACCCGGGTTCTCCAGATGACCATTCTTTTGACTATTAAATTTTGTGCTTTATCTTTTGGGATTCGCAGAACTTGTTGTCAACCTTTGCGGTTCAAGCCGTCTGTTGCTATTTCTACTCGCGTTGCATCCTTTGTTGATTTCAGTCACCTGGGGCCCCAACCCACTCAGCAGTGTTTACTTCAGCCAACTGCCGCGCACAGAGAGCGATGCACAATCTTCAGGATGGACTAAGGTCTCGGATTGTTCCGGTGAGTAAGGAGGAGCTATATTTATTACTGGAATCGATTGATGATCCTGCTTTTTCAAGCGAAAAGACCATTTCTCCCAAGACTCCTCAAGTTTAAAGCAACCGAAAAGGATTTTTAGTTATTTATCTTCTTTAACTTCTCACAAACTTTTCAATTCAGAGACTGGATTCTTCCGTGGCAAACAGTACATGAAGGATAACGACCCATCTGCCATAGTCCTCTTTGGCAAGAATGGTTATATCGCTGGTCTCCAGACTGGTGTGAGTATCAAAGAGGCCGTCGTTTTCTAGTTAAGCGGGACGTTCGTGTCTTTTGCGATCTTCCTTTAATGGTTGCGGTACACGTTTAATCAGCTCTTCAGACGGCACTTCACGAAGTCTTATGTTTTTGCTTGCCCCAAGAGCTCAAATATTCAGCCTCTAGACAAGAATCCTCAGCTCTTCCTCTTTTTATAATCACCAGGTCCCGGCAGCCAAGAACTGGCCCACACCCAGTATGAAGTTCAAGAGTAACTTTAACTACGATGCCGCAAACAACCTGATGGTCCAGACAGCCTACTTCGTGCCACCACGTAAGATAATTTGACTGTGCCTTCGTATAAATCTGAAAACTTGTCTTAAAAGACCAAGCCCATGATCGACTTGGTGGCGGCATCTCTTGTATAGTTATGAAAAGTTACCAGTTATCATTCTAGTGGAGGAAATGATTCAAAAACAGCTTCTTGAATATTGCCACTCATACGGCGGCAGAGACCTGGCAAAGATCCTATAGATGAAGGTCGATCAACCATGTTCATGCCAGGTCACCGCAGAAAGATCACATAACTTGTGAACTAGGTCGCTGCAAGGCTCGTTTATCATTTATTTTGTTGTCCATGAACTTTTAAAAACAGGTGACATCTGTTCGGCGGGCCGCAGCAGCGACCAGTACAGCAATGAGGGGACTGGTACGAACCTGTACCTCCAGCAAGGACCCGATCCAGTCGCCAACTCAGTCATGATCCCCAAAATGGAGAAAGACATCGGAAACACTATGTGGACCAAGGGAAACTGCTTCGTAACCATGGGTGAGTAGGTTTCTGTTTGGACACGCAACACAGAGGACAAATGCTATTACTGTAAACACTCTCAGGAGCCATCTTGACCTTCCTGTCGTGGACAGTAACATTGGAGTAAAATTTCGGTACGGTTACGTCATCAATTGCCATGTCAGAGGTACTGACCATTACAGCagtcaggcatgacaaatcattgttctgcctgGCTGACTAGCTGACGAAtcttcattttgattggctaTTGGATATTGTACCCGGGTCAGCCTGTAACCGCATGTCTGGTTGACTCGCTCACAGAAGGCTGAAATGGTGCCTGACCTCTATAAACAGATACCTCTTTTCTGCACCAAGACATAACCGCCATGACTTGATTTCGCAAAGACATTGATGCCGCGGGTAGCGCAAGTCCTATCGTCTTCCTGACGGCCCGTGCTTCCTCAGCTTCGACAACCCTCTCTTCTCCTTTCAGGCCAGCATTACTGGTATGACCTCCGTGACGATATGCCGCTTGATGAGTTTTACCCCGCCTTCCTTCTGTACAATGCTGGAGAGTTGAACGCATTCGGCTGGGCAATGAACGTCAACCTGGACTCGCCAAGATATGAACATCCTACGCCATCTGTCTTTGACGTAAGTCCGCCAGTTAAGAATTTGAATATCAGGGCTGCATTACTTCAAAACCCCGTTTGAAAACAGTAGTCGTGGAAGTCATTCAGTCAAGTATTCGAATGTCATGGCCAGACTCTCGCTGTATCTGATTGCATTGACTTACATGAATCAACCGTCCTCCAAGCTAATGGTCTTCGATTTCATCACGGCCCGTCATTTCATGTAGAATTTGGCGAAGACAAAATTTTTCACGTCTGATTAGCTGACAAGCGTGTATGGCGTCATGAAAAACTCGAGATCAGAGAATCACTGATCTTACTCAAATGTTGCCTTCTCAGTTCTGCTCTCACACATCGTCAACTTACTTTTTTGCAGAAATTCATGGCACGCGTTCCAACCGTTCTCCAGACCGTCGATCAACTGTCCACCATGCACATCTACATGGATGACTATCCACTCTTGAACATATGCTAGGTTATATGAATATGTACAAATTGAAATAGATGTATAATAAACTCTGTAGCGTTACAATGTCTTTATTATTCAAATTTCATGTGTTTCATAGAATGGAACCACTTGCATTAGCATAGCACCAATGGCAATGGCATCAGAACCTGAGTGTTCACCTCTTGTGTATCCAATGTTGCTCATTTCACATGCGATGTGCGTATACACCCCCGCCCCCGCCCCCACCTCCACCCCACCCCTCATGGAGCCACGCGACTGAACACCTCGCAACGTTGACATACCTAGTCTCCCGCTCCGTCGCAGACGATACCCTGGGGTGAATGTCCGCTTGTCAAAGACCTAATGGTGTTTCTTTCTTTCGACCAAAACATCCAAGGTGAGACGTTTTCATAATGTACATTTCACATCATCTCCAAATCGTCTGTTCCCTCGTGCTCTGCAGCAGACACAGCCGCCCTGGAATAGACTCCCAGGGTCCATTTCGTCATAATTCATACTGCCTCAGACCAtcagggtgaggaacgaggccggtccactacgtccggagtgtaggtcAGTTATGATCGAGTCTAAAGGGCCTGGCTTTTATTAGTTCTGTCCAACTCCTGTCTGCCATGCTTTTTAGCCAGCAAATCTCCATTTCGATATTTACCGTTGCAGTACTTGCAACAAATGGTAGTCACTACTGATCAGTTTTTCTCAATGGGACTATATTCTCCTAGGGACAACATTTCCTGTTACACGGCACATTTAGTCTCGGGCAAAGGACAGTCTGGGCGCCTATCCTACAATGTACAAATCTGGGTCCAAATCTGTACATCGCGCCAGACAGGAATTTCACCGCAATGCTTGAGACTGCACAATTATGAGGAGAGCAATGGCGGACACGGAGATAGCGAGAGCGCTTCGCTCTGTGCTTGATCGCGTAAAAACTGCGTGTGATAAAAGACCTGAAGTAGGTTGACATCATAGAATAAGTCACCGTGATACTGCACATGAAGtagtgctctgcatttcttatgTGTAGCTTTGAAATCCGGCCAGGCCCGACCGATGTGAAATTCTGGGTTACACCgtcggtgctgccatctgtgatcGAAATATGGTACTTGGGTCTGTCACAAGTTATCAATTATGACTGCTTGTTTTGAACAGCCACCTCcgactggcatgactggtcagaTGTCAACCAATGCCTCGTGGATGTCTGGCACGAAAAGTCACATATGCCCAGCCAACACTGACTTTATGAAGCTCTATTGTCATTGCAGATTTTTACCTGCTACCAGACTTTCTGTCATCTCATACATTATCATTCTCTATCTGTTTTTGCAGGATCTTCGGGGATTGCAGCCAAGACTTGTCGCAGTCACAAAGATCAAACCTAAGGCTGTTATTCTCCAAGCCTACGAAGCTGGCCAAAGACACTTCGGAGAAAATTATGTGAGTCAGTGATGAACAGACGATTAGATGTAGAGGTGGGTGGGACTAATCCTGTCATCAGAGGGTACAACATTCCTCAACTCCTCAAGGGGTAGGCATCGTGTGCCTAAGATCTCATGATGCCTTCCCGCTCCTCCTGTCATTGTGTAATCAACAGTTCTGCTCTTAATTGCAGGTTCAAGAATTGGAAGAAAAGAGCAAAGACCCGGAGATCCTTGAGAAATGTAAGGACATCAGATGGCATTTTATAGGGCACCTCCAGAGGAACAAAGTCAATAAAGTATTAGGTGAGAGGAATACAACGTGTTGTCTAGCTCCGGTTTCACCACTTAGTGATATATTGTTCATTTCATATTGTCCGTTCTTCTTAATCTTACATTATAATGTAAACTATAATTTGGAATGATGGATGAGCACATTACTTTATTTCGTTGAAACAAACTGTCTTCCATTAACTAGCAATGCATACAGAGATTATGGGGAGATTAAGCTGGCTTTAAGGGTTTAATCTCCTAGAATATCCTGAGGTCTTACAAGCAATAATCCTTTTTACAGAAACTCCTAACCTTTACATGATCGAGACGGTTGACTCACCAAAGCTTGCAACAACCATCAACGCTTCGTTGGAACGACAAAAGATGGAGCGGTTGAAGGTTATGGTGCAGGTGAACACAAGTGCTGAAGAGAGTAAGTTAGTCTCGTCATTCATGCTGAGTTAGTCTGAGATGTCTATGATTGGAATGAGCCCTCAAGAATAACACTTGTATGAAAGCTAAGACTGCTGTTAAATCAGTCAGGTGCTGTCAAGACCTTCAAGTTGGCATCTACTTGTCTTGGGTGTAAAGTCAATGTTACAACAAGTAGTGCAATCTTCTAGCTGTTCAAAATGGCTCCGGGTTGATCTTAGTTTGTTGTGAAGAGGTGCTCTGATATGATATGAGCTGTCAGCTGATCCTATATAAACTTGCTTGATGTGCCACATTTTAGTTTCATACACTATATCAGATCTATTTTTTCCCTCAGATAAACATGGTTGTCATCCGTCTGAGACTCTGAGCATGGTTCGTCACGTGCAGGATGCATGTCCCAAGCTAGaactcctgggtgtcatgactaTTGGTGCCTTTGACCATGACCTCAGCCAAGGACCAAACCCCGACTTCCAGGTATTCGATCGCCTGTTAATTGCCGTATTTGGGCATATGATAAATGCACAACCATCAGTCATGTCATTGTTACCAGGACTCAACTCTTCAATTTCTCTTGCAGTCGTTAATCCAGTGTAGAAAAGATGTCTGTGCTGCGTTGAACCAGGACCTGTTGCACCTGGAACTTAGTATGGGCATGTCGAATGACTTTGAACATGCAGTAAGTACGACTGGCttttgtttctattcaataacACGCTAGCATTTCTTTGATTCCTGTTCACATGGACCCCTGGtctaatctacatgtatgtctggcAAGTGGTGAAATTACTGTGAAGAAGTACGGCATGGTATAAACACTGTTGATTGTCTTTTAGAAAAAATAGCATCATTAAATGCACCAACTTCAGCACGACTTGCCTCTTCTTCCCTCTTTAAAGTGATCTACAAGTATTCGCTACCGAATTGATTTTAATCATTTCGTATCTTGCTTTCCAGATAGAAAATGGTAGCACCAATGTCCGTGTTGGAAGCACCATCTTCGGCGCTAGAGTTTATCCTGCTAAGAAAAATACAGAACCTGAAAATACCTCAAACACTTCAGAGAATAATGCCAGTTCTAGCACAAGCCAAGACAAATATTCTGCACTCAACGGAGAAGGACAGACTTCATTAGATAGGACTGATCAAGTAGATAATGTGGTGGATAAAATGAAAGACGTAAAACTGGAGGACAAGTGACACTGATGCATTAACTTGTTAGACATTCTATAGTCACACTCGAAATAGGGCCATGGGAGTGATTGTCATTCTGTCAGCATTAAGGTTGTTGGTCATATGGTGAACATTCACTTGCCATCTTGCTTCATGTGCATGATTTCAACTTCCCTGACAGACGGAAGGTGCAAGTTACACGGAGCATTTGTTATTAGGTGTGACCTAGTAGCCCTGGAATAAACTGTGATATTATAAATATAATGGTGAttgatgtttgttttttgtGCCTCATTATTGAAATTATGTGCCAATGAACCAGATTTTCACATCAAGAGAGACCTACCATACCATACTAGAGATCCGAGGTGCAGTAACTACCAGCATCGGCTCCGCTAGGGTGTTACTGGGAGGGAGTGTATTAGACCTGGCAGCACCATTCATTACATGTCCAAGGACCCATTCCACAACATGATCATCGAGACACGTGCTGTCTTACAATACCCGGGATGAAGATGACGGAGTAGGCCAATCTTGTTTGAAGCTGAAGTCACAATATTTTAGACTGGCCAGATAGATCTACGATTGGCTGCACTAGCATACCTCTGGGTGACTTGTGAGAGAGCTTCCATTTGATATGCCTTTGTGGAGTAAATGTCTTCACTTCATATCCTGGACAATCACTTTGTTGTATTGTGTACCCCCGGTATCAGGTTTTCTCTGATTGAAGAACAACAATTAATTTAATTATCTACATATATacaatttatttcatttataAGAAAGCATAAGTTTCCTCAGGtacagtacatttgtatacacAGTGGAATCTGTAGGGTGCACGGACCAACATAACAACTGGCCCATTCAAGATCCTCACAATAGTATTACATGATGGATTTACAGCTGGTCTTGACATTAGGCTTAGAACAGGGCCATTTTAGTTTCTTTCACTGACTTAAACTGTTTGAAATGGCTGCAAGCACATGATCATTCAAAAGAATTAGGTTAATTGGACAAGCCTCATATCAATGTTATTATTGCACATTACAGGTCATAACCAAGAGAAGACTGTGAAAATACGGCAGATCAGGATTTATATGAACATAAGAGCAAATTGTTCTCATTCGATCAGAAACATTAAAAACTTTCATATGATTTTCAATTCATGTCTCAAAGTGTAAGATCAACCTGAAGTCTCCATCACTGATAATGAGAAGCATATAATACAAGCATTCACTCAATGAGTGTATAACTTTGCACACATGAGGCTGCTACATCACTATAGAATACTACACACAGGTACATATGTAGAGCCATACACTTCGAGAGCTAAGAATAACCTGCTATGTTGACTAAACTAGGTAAATGTATCTGTTAACCATCACAGCTAGCAAAATCGACAAGATATCTCTGCCAACAGTTCGCAAAGTTTAGTCACAAAACATTATATATGACACATACACTTTTTGGCCGTTTCTGATTTCATGGGATTATCAGAGTTAAGAATTATTGGTCTGCCAGTACTGAAGGCAATTGGACCAACAATTATAATAGTGAACAGCACAAAATTACTACTGCATTTTTTACTAAATTCCCGACttataaaattgatatatgttTTGTGATGAAACTTTCTTCATTCATACCATGATTTTATACATAAGCTGAAAATaatggaaaatagaaatataGTCGCTGGCTATGTATGAAAGTCAATCCACAATCATCAGTTAACATCACATTTTTCCTGGAACAATTTCCATCTCCAATGCACTAACACCATGTTTTACAGGAAAATACTGCTTCAAATAACTTGAGCATGAACAGCTCATGAAAAGGCCCAGCCCCAACCCCTTAAAAAACCACCAGAGCCTGACTCAAACATATTATGAAATGCTTCCAAAGTGGATCTCGATGGCCTGATAATGTCTTAGAAATCAAACTTGATCAATTGCACCtatcttccaataaatataagCATCCAATTGATCAGGTGTTTCAAGTCGAGCAGTATTTTTGGTGTCCACATTCATGATGTCACAAGAAATTGGTGCATCACATTCACAACATCGCTCTGTCTTCTCTGGATCATCGGGTTGACTCATTCAGTATGCAAATTTCAAGCTGGAAATCTGGTTAAGGAAAATCATGCCATGAGCAACAGTGGTAGGTTAaaatggtgaaatctgcttCGAAACACCCTGAAAAACGATTAAGCAAAAAAGGAACAATTTTTGACATGAAAGACCAATGTCTGGTCCAAATGCGATGAAATAATATTCATTTTGCTTGAAAAGGATACAATTCTCAGCCCTCTCTCTGCAGGGTCAATCAACATCAATCCTTTCGGCACCCAAATTGTATTATTTTGCTCCTCAATAAAGCGACTTCCCTTCTTGATGCACTGAAATTACAACAGAAAAGATGAAGTGACATAACAAATTGATTTATAACTAAATAAGTCTAATCCAAAATAACAAGATTACTTACTTAGGAGGGTTGCCTTagcttttcatttttcataaatATGGCAACAGAACATGGCTAAAACATCAAACACCTGTTATGCTAGATTTAGTAATGAGCGGCGAGTTTGCATACCGTGTTGGAAAATGTCCACCTCTCAAGATCACAACCAGGTGGTCAGAAAACACTCCAAAGAGGACAGCCAGTCATCCTTACCTTTTCATAATATGTGTCCATACAGAGGTATGAGAGATATGCTGTTAGACAGGCCATGCAGCTCTCGCAGTATGTGCGACTGTTAAGACTCTCAGCTTCGAGATATATATTGTTTATTTGTGTCACTGCATGTTCAAACTGGCTTTTTTCAATCTGGAATAAATCAATGTATTCACCTTTGTATAAAGCACGTCAAAGAGTAATCATGATTTTAAATCTCTGTTTATACGATGTGTTCCAAGACTTAGAGCCATTTTTAAACCCAATCAGAATGTCAGTAGTCTCGTTCGAGTTTCACTTTACAGTTGACTTATAAATTATGATGCGATTGAAACATTCCATTAGCTCCTACCTTGCCTTCCAATTCTGGCAGAAACTTTGTTGAGAATCTGACAATGGTACCATCCGTATAATCACGCTGCACAAACACCTTTGTACAGTGAGGCGGAGGGATCCGATTCATGTCGTCCATGGCTTTATTTCGCTGTGGAAGACAAGGAATTTGTGAGCAGTGGTGGATGGGAGCCTACCTATAATGGTTTATCATCAGACAAGTTCTGACAACTCAACTGACAAGAGGTAATATTATAGTATACCATTCAAACTTCAAATTAATCTTATCAGTATTTCCTGGGCCTGGCCTGGGGCAAGgggccaggccacatcaatcaaCAAATACAGGCCAATGGCATTCTATCATTATATCAACCAGGGTTCCATTTCAATGTAATGCTCAGACCAAGGGCAGGGTGATCTGCAAATCTGGAAAATCATCTTGATTGACACAGACAGTGTGAAGCTTCTCCTAAGCTGGTCAATTGGCATCCAACTACTGCAAAAATTGCTATAACAAAGGTATCTTAGTATGCTTCACATACCAGACTATCATTAGACACCGAGAGCGGTATGATCGCGCCGTTTTTTAAGTCTTTTTGACTGTTTTTAGACGCAAATAAATGTCAACAACATACTTGAAAAGACGCCATCGCAATTTCACATACGGGTATTCTGCC is a genomic window containing:
- the LOC135489330 gene encoding uncharacterized protein LOC135489330; protein product: MMQRLLVLLALVGCSQAFFDLWGGPSWDGLAVTWGPNPLSSVYFSQLPRTESDAQSSGWTKVSDCSETGFFRGKQYMKDNDPSAIVLFGKNGYIAGLQTGVPAAKNWPTPSMKFKSNFNYDAANNLMVQTAYFVPPRDICSAGRSSDQYSNEGTGTNLYLQQGPDPVANSVMIPKMEKDIGNTMWTKGNCFVTMGQHYWYDLRDDMPLDEFYPAFLLYNAGELNAFGWAMNVNLDSPRYEHPTPSVFDKFMARVPTVLQTVDQLSTMHIYMDDYPLLNIC
- the LOC135489241 gene encoding pyridoxal phosphate homeostasis protein-like, which gives rise to MRRAMADTEIARALRSVLDRVKTACDKRPEDLRGLQPRLVAVTKIKPKAVILQAYEAGQRHFGENYVQELEEKSKDPEILEKCKDIRWHFIGHLQRNKVNKVLETPNLYMIETVDSPKLATTINASLERQKMERLKVMVQVNTSAEENKHGCHPSETLSMVRHVQDACPKLELLGVMTIGAFDHDLSQGPNPDFQSLIQCRKDVCAALNQDLLHLELSMGMSNDFEHAIENGSTNVRVGSTIFGARVYPAKKNTEPENTSNTSENNASSSTSQDKYSALNGEGQTSLDRTDQVDNVVDKMKDVKLEDK
- the LOC135489147 gene encoding golgin subfamily A member 7-like isoform X2 codes for the protein MDDMNRIPPPHCTKVFVQRDYTDGTIVRFSTKFLPELEGKIEKSQFEHAVTQINNIYLEAESLNSRTYCESCMACLTAYLSYLCMDTYYEKCIKKGSRFIEEQNNTIWVPKGLMLIDPAERGLRILEICILNESTR
- the LOC135489147 gene encoding golgin subfamily A member 7-like isoform X1, which codes for MASFQRNKAMDDMNRIPPPHCTKVFVQRDYTDGTIVRFSTKFLPELEGKIEKSQFEHAVTQINNIYLEAESLNSRTYCESCMACLTAYLSYLCMDTYYEKCIKKGSRFIEEQNNTIWVPKGLMLIDPAERGLRILEICILNESTR